A genomic stretch from Malus domestica chromosome 15, GDT2T_hap1 includes:
- the LOC139192005 gene encoding secreted RxLR effector protein 161-like: MERPTELHLKATKRVLRYLKGTVNFGLFYKKGGREELLEYNDSDYAGDLDDRKRTSGYVFMLSLRAISWSSKKQPVVTLSTTEAEFVAAASIMHGRSKHIDIRFHFLRELTKDEVVGLVHCSSQEQVAYIMTKPLKLDVFQKLRGLLGVQSFMDIN, translated from the exons ATGGAACGACCTACTGAACTACATCTTAAAGCAACAAAAAGAGTATTGAGGTACTTAAAGGGCACGGTGAATTTTGGACTATTCTACAAGaagggaggaagagaagaactTCTCGAGTACAATGACAGTGATTATGCCGGAGATTTGGATGATAGAAAAAGAACTTCTGGATACGTTTTTATGTTGAGTTTAAGGGCAATCTCATGGTCCTCAAAGAAACAACCTGTGGTTACGTTATCTACCACTGAAGCTGAATTCGTAGCTGCAGCTTCAA TAATGCATGGGCGGAGTAAACACATAGATATTCGATTCCATTTCCTTCGAGAGCTCACCAAGGATGAAGTTGTAGGATTGGTTCATTGTTCTTCACAGGAGCAGGTTGCATATATCATGACCAAGCCTCTGAAGCTGGACGTGTTTCAAAAACTGCGAGGGCTATTGGGTGTTCAATCATTCATGGATATAAACTGA
- the LOC103402350 gene encoding WAT1-related protein At1g68170-like, whose amino-acid sequence MESIAFASATYCVAITNLIPAITFLLAVCFRQEKLSLTSIPGMAKLAGTAVGLGGAMVFVFYKGITIKIWSVHGNLIDTKNKTTSSSSHHPTNYALGAVLAFLGCTCSSLWLIIQGKMTRTFPCPMSATALTSLMATIQSVIYALCAERDWKQWHLGWNIRLLGVVYSGIVISGIAVTLMAWCINMRGPLYAASFFPVLLVLVAILASLLLEENLYLGSLLGAVFIIGGLYLYLWGKSIEIKRMNRVEPLETPRPSEFQSIEIVTTSTSAPAITTGSNDNNITSNSSRG is encoded by the exons ATGGAGAGCATTGCGTTTGCGTCAGCAACATATTGTGTGGCGATAACTAATCTGATTCCGGCAATAACGTTCCTACTGGCGGTATGCTTTCGGCAGGAGAAGCTTTCGTTAACAAGTATTCCAGGAATGGCAAAACTTGCCGGAACAGCGGTTGGGTTGGGAGGGGCAATGGTCTTCGTATTCTACAAAGGCATCACTATAAAAATTTGGTCAGTTCATGGTAACCTCATAGACACGAAGAACAAAACCACTTCATCGTCGTCGCACCACCCCACCAATTATGCCTTGGGTGCAGTGTTAGCTTTCCTGGGCTGTACGTGCAGTTCACTATGGCTCATAATTcag GGAAAAATGACTAGAACATTCCCGTGCCCCATGTCGGCCACAGCTTTGACATCGCTAATGGCAACAATTCAATCTGTGATTTATGCCCTTTGCGCGGAGAGGGATTGGAAGCAATGGCATTTGGGCTGGAATATTAGACTACTTGGAGTTGTTTATTCG GGAATAGTGATTTCAGGAATTGCGGTGACCTTGATGGCATGGTGTATAAACATGCGAGGGCCATTGTATGCAGCGAGTTTCTTTCCTGTCCTACTTGTACTGGTTGCCATACTTGCCTCATTGTTGCTGGAAGAGAACTTGTACCTGGGAAG CTTACTAGGAGCAGTGTTCATCATAGGTGGGTTATACCTATATTTGTGGGGTAAGAGCATCGAAATAAAGAGGATGAATCGGGTAGAACCACTCGAAACCCCCCGACCTTCAGAATTTCAGTCTATTGAAATCGTTACAACATCAACATCTGCTCCGGCCATTACCACCGGGAGTAATGACAACAACATCACAAGTAATAGCAGCAGAGGTTAA